gaaagagagagagggagagagagcagacacacacacaaacacacacacacacacaaacacacctcctatccctgacacacacacacacacacacacacttccctccCCCGGTGCTCAAATGAAACTCCGGCAGTCTGGTGAACTTTTCCAGAGTGACAGGATCTTCTCGGGCTGTGGACTGACCGTTTGATGAGCAGATTCAATACACGTTTGCAGCCATGAGACCTTTGTAGCTATGTTAGACAACATATccagtcatttattttctattttcattacAACTTCTTTGAGTGTTGCGCAATGGAGCGTGGAGCGGGACGCGGCGATGGGATCCTCCGTGCGCTTTGGTGGCCGAGGTTTGCtccttttaaactttttctttaacgagttcttgtcttttatttctgtgctgGTCCAGGTCTGGGTTTCTTTGATTTGAGCACTTTGATTgacaagtttgttattttagcGTGCAACAACATTGATGCAGCAGCGAGTGAGCACGTTTTTACGCATCTCTTTCAAACCGAACATGATCGCTTGAATCAAAAGTCGATACATTTCCCGTTGGacatcacacatttacataaatgtcACACAACCTACAATTTAAAACTTTTCAACATTAATAAGTCAGCGATGTAACATGGTTTCCCCTCTTAATtactattcttcttcttcttcttcttcttatcattattattattattttatgtacATCAACCGAAAAGTTACATCCCTACTGTGGAGCATTTCAGGTGTCATGTCAGGTGTTTTGCTTGAAGTGACGACATGGTTACTGTACATAGACAAATTGGCTTATTAATTCTGTATAACGAGGTTGTAAAATGCACCATGTGCCCAGAAATGACGTGCGCCATGCAGGCCTGAGGCGGGATTTCATTGCCAGTAATTGCATTCTAACACAGCTTAAAGAATAAACTTATAAACGGATTACTGACTGAGGAGGAATGTTTCAATATTGGCCCCTGAACCTGGCTTTACATCTGGCAGCGCCCGTGGTTACAATCTTctaagctttaaaaaaaaaaaatcttaaaagagaaacagagggatTGACAGGACAATGAGAGGGCTTTACTCcatattttattaaaagttTTATGGAACAGGCCGTGTGAAACTCAGTTCTGTCTCTCGGAGCCCACAGGCCTGTCAGAAATGGTGAAAATATCTCAGATAGTTTAATAAATTCAAGAAAAATTAAACTTAAAGAGAAGCCCAAAGGCAAGTGAAAGCTAAGCTGAGCGGAGGTTAGGCCCACCCTACATTTAAGTAAGACATTCAAGGCTACAGGTAGCTCAGGTATTACTTGCGGTTTAGCCTTCAGGACTTCAAAAGACACTCCTCATGACTATTCTGAACTGTCAAAACATGTCCATAAAACCTAAGTCAGGCTGGGGAATGGCCCTGTTCTCTCTGCCTGCACAGTGACCCCCACAGCTGAATGGTGGCCGGTCTTTGTTGACCTCTCCAGGGTGGCGGGTTTTCTCCCAAACTGAATCCTACTGAGGCAGGATTTTTTGAAAAACTGGCGGAAATGCCTCTCTCTGCCGGCTTTTCCTGCGGGAAGCAGCAGAACTGTGATCTAAACTTGGAAAGTGACGAAAGGACATGAACAGGAACTCCAGACATTTCCCAGATATGCTGCCCAGTGGGCCTCATTGTTCTGTTGACACCATTAATTTCTGGAAATGGGTCACTGTGCTCTTCACTTAGTAACTCACACCCAGCAAATCTTTCACGTAGAACATCTTCATCTTATATTGGGTGGATTACAGCTTAGTTTCCATCTGATATTCAAatccattttagttttttaacaTAGATTTCCCACACCGTTCTGCTCTGTTTGAATCTCAGGATCCCACTACCCCAAAACCACTTGGGTGTCTTAGTCATCCTACAGACAATGACAACACATGTGTTGCCCAATAACAAGCTGCTCATGTAAACACTCACCTGTCTGCCAATTTGTATCGATACAAGCGGTCCCACATCGTCTCAGCAACGTGCAGCTGAGTCAGTGCAGCATTTACAGCGATCAGTCTCCCAGTCTGTACTAGTCACAGCTCAGAGTATCAGGTGAAATCATGCCACATCATTAAATCTGCAACATGTCAGTGCAGCATGGAGAGTCTCATAAAAATGCCTGCGGCAAGAGTGACAAACATTTGTTTGGTGATACTCTCTCAGACGCTTTAAGTAACACGGCAGACTGCAGATTATGCATCCCTCTGTGGAACTGCGAATGATAGATTTGGTATCTTGCAATcgttacattttctttcatttctctctgacTTTCGCCTttgcacagatgtgtgtgtgatccagtGTTGGCTCGTTCACCTCAGTGATGGCGCTGTGCTAGTGGAAACTGAGGATAAGCAGAAAACGCACAGGCTTCCTGTCACGCTGGCACAGTCCTGGCctctcagtttgttttgtgGTGGTAAAAATATTGGCAttttatttggacatttttggtCTAACCTTAGTTTTGGCCTAATCTGAGCATCTGCTGGGTTTATGCTTATGATCCAAAGCTTTTTCCCTTTGTTTAATATCAATGTAGAGGAAAATCACATCTGCGTTACCGTCACTCCTCCTCTCAGAGGTTTCTGTCAGAGCACCACACTGTGGTGGCACCAAGTCTTACAACTGTTGAATGAATTATAGACCCAGAAGTAGAAGCAGGACATCACATAAAGTGTGTTTCAGTGGTCTCCAGTGCCCTCTGTCTTGGAGCTCAGTGGGTGCTCTCGTTTGTCCGATACATAAAAAGGACCggagaaaaatgttttaaacaaacGGGGAACAAAGAATTTCTAACTTTGCCTCTGAATGGCCGTAGGACAGTTTTACAAAGACCAATGTCTTTAATTATCACGAGTCATCATGTCCGTCATATCATCTGCTTGCTCcccagaatgtgtgtgtgaaagtggaCAGACTGGGGTCAGTCATGAAGCCTGAGCTGAACTGCAGCTCCCAGTGTGATTCCCCACTCTGCTTCATCCACTCAGGAGTCAACAGGCAGGAGGGCCTCGACATTCTGCAGAGACTATGCAGTCTCAGCACGGTAatctcacacaaacatatagATACAAATGTGCAAAACCAGCAATATCAGGCACTGACATACAGTGCACATATCTTAAGtcaacacacatacatggacaCACCTGTGcgtgcacatacacacccaccCTAAATTTGCATAAAATCTACTAGGGCTACAAACACTTAGGGGCAGCTAGCCACACCAGGACAGCCAAGGGTTGCCATTAAGGTGAATAACTATCACACACAGGGCTCTAGCTTAAGGCacaccatttaaaaacatggcACGTTGGCAACATCAACACAGGAGGCACTGAAAATTATCAACCAAGGCAAGATTGAACAGGCACTGCAAACCACAGCCATCACCGGCTTAAAGGGAAACCATTTGAAAGTCCCTGTCAATGGGCTTGTAGTTACTCCTCCCTCACCTGTACTCCCTCCCACGCTATTAAGACCCCAAAAAAAGCTAacaatacacatacatacaaaaatatttataacaaaaacatgaacttAACTTTCCCGTTTGGTGAGACTTTGAGCTTGGTACAACGTCCAACTACTGGACAGCGTAGAAAGAGTGACAAGAAAGTGACATGTTGTCTCTTTTCATACTCTATTTGTTAAAAAGTGCTGTAAGAGGCAGCGTTCAAACTATCAGGATGCCACTTTTTACGCCGTGTAATGTTAACTGCAGCTTTTTAAGCCATAAAAAGGAGTAAACCCCACTGCTTTTAACAGCGCTGCGGTGAgtaacattaaaatgcagctttatGTGCTGTAAAAACCCTACCAAAAACACTGcttttacagcatttttcatAGAGGCCTTTCTTATGTTTTGTATATCCAGTAAGTTCAAAGCTTCAGTAACCTATCAGTGGCATTTATGGCGTTTTCATGTTAATCACTAGTGTGCCGTAAGAGGAGGCAGGTTCTTATGGAGTAAAAAGCAGCATATAACTTTTGAAAAGTGGCACCTGACATTTTGAACAACACCGTTTTAAAGTATTTACtaattttttaatgaataaagtataaaaagtgACCATATTTGGCACTTTCCACATGGCCATATAGTCAACATCAGTGTCACATCAGACGGCAAGAAGTGACACATGAGATTCTCCAACAGTCTGACTTCCTACAGGAGTCAACAGACCTCCCCTCCTAACACAGGAACTCTGTGTGTCTTCAAGTCAGACTCACCTGTATTCAATTCAGCCAATCAAAAACAGTCCATGGTCATAATGCCATTAAGCAGTGAGTCCCACAGCTCATTCACATTACAATATGTGCTGTAgtctatgtatctatctatatatatatctatctatatatatacacacacacacacacacacacacacacaaatggcagTTCCAGGCGGTGCTGACATGTCCAGGCTCATATAATCTCAGACACATCGCTTCATGAAATCCACCATGAGACAGAATATTTTTGGCTCTCCAAAAGGTTAAAGGGTAAAAAGATATCCTATCTAGTCTAAATATATTTCAactgaaatattgatatttctATTGAGTATGTAGTCCATTATTTTGACATTGCTTCTAACACACCAGTCACATTAATGACACACGACTGAATATATACAGtgtgatttacatttttaaatgagtcTAAATGTTGTCGGATGTAGTTTTTGTCCATCACAGAAAACACCcacacaaatgaaacacatctAATGAAAACACATTAGAAACACTTTATTCACCACAGAGGTCAGCTCAATAGTAGATATCTGGAAAGATGAAGCTATGTTTAGTATGGTCTCAGTGACTGGTGCCTTTAAGAGAAGAGTGAGCAACATATGAGGCAGGCACAAGGCAGTCTGATGTGTCTCTCTAAAATAGAAACTAGAGTAGTAGAGACACTGTgtcagtgaacacaaacactcGCCTAcattctcctttcctctccatgCTACGCCACATACAATCAAGGTGAGTTATCTCTTTGATGTCTTTCATGCTTTATGATGTTGATTTATGCATGCATCTGTCTAAAAGTGCAGATATTATCTTCGCCCCAGGGGAAGGGAACAGTGAGCGGcactgtgtttgctttgttaaGGTAATAGATATGTGACAAgattgtattttacatttactgtgcTACTTCATTTTAATGTCCTACCAATTCATTCTTATCATTGCCTGTTAAACTCAGAGGACATGAAAACTGTTCTGCTAAAATTAGATATCCTGATGAAATGTAACACCATGCATTTGTTACTATTTCTGGACGGCTCATCAGGCACAACTGTTTCTAAACCTAATGCTAcagtagaaagaaaaaatacaacagCTAGAGCCAACCTATTCCATGAAATCCCACCTGCTTGTCTTCTCTGGATGTGTTCCCAGACATGTCTACTGCTGGCAGCGTGCTGTCTGAGGAGCAGCTTCTTTGCCCCATCTGTCTGGATTTGTTCAACCAACCGGTCTCCACTCCTTGTGGGCACAACTTCTGTAGGGACTGCATACAAGGATACTGGCAGAGTGCTGCTCTGTCGCAGTGCCCAATGTGCAAGCAGAAGTTCTACAGGAGGCCTGAGCTCAAAGTTAACACCTTCATATCCGAGGTGGCTTCTCAGTTCAAGAAGTCGTTGGAAAAGAAAGGCGGAAATGAAGCCAGTACTGATGATCAGAGCTCAGGTCGTAAAGGGGACGTTtcttgtgatgtgtgtgttggaaaaagAGTCAAGGCTCTGAAATCCTGCCAAGACTGTTTGGCCTCCTTCTGTGAGACTCACCTGGAGCCCCATCATGTTCTAGGCACCTTCAAGAAGCACCGCCTGATCAACCCCCTAATGAACATGCAAGACAGAGTGTGTAAGAAGCACGAGAAACTGCTGGAGCTGTTCTGTAAGACCGACCATTCGTATGTGTGTCAGGTCTGCGTTAAAAGAGACCACAGGGCTCATCACACTGTACCTGTAGAAgatgagagcagagacagaagagcTCAGATTGGAAGGATGAACGCAAAGATGGAGGAAATGATCCAGGGCCGACTTCAGAAAATCAGCGAAATCAATCAAACCGTTGAGCTCAGCAGAGGGAACGCACAAAGCGAGATTGAGGAGAGTTTGCAAGTTTTCGACAAACTGCTTCACTTTGTTCAGAGAGGAAAAGCCGAAGTGGTGGAGATGATCAGTGCAAAGCAGAGGCACGTCGAAAACAGGGCTGGCGGACTCATcacggagctgcagcaggagatcGATGAGCTGAGGCGGACAAGCGCTGAGCTGGAGCAGCTCTCACGCGCTGAAGACGACATCTTCCTTCTCCAGAGCTTTCCAGCTTTCTCCACACTGCCAGCCACCAAAGGCTGGTCTGACACCCGCTTAGAGGGTGCTCTGTATGTGGGCACAGTGAGGAGAGCAGTCAGGAAAGTAGCGtgtcagctggaggaggcagTAAAGGCTGACGTGAAGAGGCTATGCGAGACCGAATGTCAGAGGGCTCAGCAGTGTGCTGTGGACGTGACTCTGGACCCCGATACAGCTCATCCCAAACTGGTGCTAtctgaaaacaggaaacaggtcTATCATGGCGATGTGGCGCTGAGCCTGCCGGATAATCCAGCGAGATTTTACCCCGGTGTAAGCGTTTTGGGAAAGGAGCATTTCTCCTCTGGCAGGCTGTACTATGAGGTCcaagtgaaagagaaaacagagtggGACATTGGAGTCGGGCTTGAATCCGTCAGCAGAAAAGGAGGGTGCGTAGTAAACCCTGAAAGCGGCTACTGGGCCCTGGCGATGAGAAAGGACACCAGCTACTGGGCCCTACACAACACTCCTATACAAGTGCCGCTGGTGGAGAAGCCCCAGAGGGTCGGGGTGTACGTGGATCTGGAGTGGGGGCAGGTTTCTTTTTACAACGTGGACTCTGCTTCTCATATCTACTCATTCACTGGATTCTCATTCAATGAAAGACTTTTCCCTTACTTTAACCCCCGGCGTAATCACGGCGGGATCAACTCTGCTCCTCTGATAATCTCACCTGTCAATGTCTAAAATCTGACAGTATTTAATATCTTCCTGTTACTTGAATGCTTTCAacctttgtttttaaaataatttctggTGTTTTAGAAGAAAGCTAGCAAAGGTTTAGGGTGACGTTTGTTGATGTGTTTGTTGTAATAAAGTTGGTTTACTCATCTGAATCCTGAGTGcttctttttgttgcttttccaTCCACAAAACCACAAGTTTagaacacataaaaacaacaatcacatAATGCACATGTATATGAGGTGCATCTGTAATATCTAAGGCTTGATTTGAAGGGgtttttctatgtgtgtgtgtgtgtatgtgtgcagatgGCAGTGGAGCTCCCAAGGCGGCCTCTCTCCCCAGTGTTAAGCGCTGTGGTGTGGACGCTGCTCTCCGGTGGCATCCTGCTGGctttctgcttcctcctcttcaccctgcGCTTCAAAAACAACAGGTAGACTACAAAGTGCAgcacatacatataaatatatatgaacatTAAAGAGCTGTTGATGGAAATGAACGAatcatttgtgtgcacatgttgtATTATCAGGATAGTGAAGATGTCCAGTCCCAACCTGAACATCCTGACTCTCTTTGGAAGCGTCCTCACCTACAGCAGCGGCTTCCTGTTTGCCATCGACGAACGAGCACACTCACAAGGTGGAGCATCGACGGCTGTGCTGCAGGTAAGCCCCACCCCCTCCCTGAATCCTCTTCCATTATATTGCTGGATAAATCATGGTTGGATAACTACTAAGTGCTCCCTCCGACAGGCTCGGATGTGGACTCTGTGTGTCGGCAGTACCCTGGTGTTTGGCCCAATTTTGGGGAAGACGTGGAGACTGTACAGAGTGTTCACCCAGCGAGTGCCTGACAAGAGAGTGGTAGGCATCCTCCACCGGCCTCCTGGTGGTCACGTCTATTTCCAGCATCAGTGaccttgtcttgtttttacttttgtatttttgtcacagTGGGATGCATTAATTACATTCTAAATCGGTTTTCAGAGGCTAGCTTTATGTCTGTCACGAACAGTCTTACATTGCGGCTGGTATTTTACTCCAGGTGTGTTATAAGTGGGGTAAGATTTGAATAAAGACAGCAGACGATGATGCATGACTGAGATTTCCAGGACAAAGGATTCAATTTCTATTATCTACTGATTTTCATTTGTCATCACATATTAGTTCCCAAATGATATTCTCTGGTCTTCTACTTATTACATCAGTTTAGGATGTCATGTTGTTGGTCTTGCTTGTTTGCGAGTCTGTTTCTTTAATAGATCATCTAGCAATATTTTTCTCTGACACCCTGTTAGTGTAATTGTATAgcttcattttatatttcacttcCAAACTAACCTAATGGTATTCCTTAACTTGTACCTGGCCAGTGTAACAATGTTTGCCACAGTGATGTGGATGAAAACGCCGTATCATGACGTCATTGGTGACTTTGCCTTCTGTTTCAGATCATCCGAGACATCCAGCTGATGGGCATGGTGGCTCTGCTGATCCTGGTGGACATGCTGGTTCTCACCGCCTGGAACCTCGCAGACCCCATCAGGTGTTCATGGTCTGTGGGAGCTGCCGTCAAGGTAGAACTTAAAGGTGGCTTTATGTGGCTGAATCGCGCGTCGTAAGACAAGTTACAGTTTTGTTCCGTTTAATGACAGAACAGTGAGAAATTGCAAGAAAGTTTGATTATGTGACTGCAAAACCACAAACTCCCTCACGCTCATACCGTAATGTTACTAAGCGATGTTGATGATGTAGCCAGATATATTCAGGTTTCCTCTTACTCATACTATGTGGGTATTTCCTGGCCTAGGTGGTGGAGAGAGACATTTCCTACTCTTTGTCTCAGCTGGACACCTGTTCCTCTGTATACTCGGACCTGTGGGTCATCATCATTGCTGTTCAGAAGGTAAGTAATCTCTCTGGAGgaatgcaatgaaaaaaaaatctgcttcaAGTTCCATCATTGTTAGTGATAGGATTCATCgttttacactttatttaatgtgtttttcactttgaGCAAAAGTGCTTTGTTTTAACGTAGAGATAACAGACGTGAGTCTGTGTGGTTAAAGAGAGGTTTCTTCATATCACATAACTTGTGTATAGTATTACAAGGACTTCAGATGCTTAATTCAATGTGTCTGAGGTGAACAGCTGCAGGCCCAAGATCAAAAAGAATATCTAGACTCAGTGTTTAGCATTAAATGACTTCTAAGCAGATCAGCGGTGAAAGAAGTAATCAGATCCTGCTGTTATTTATGTGGAGACACTGCAGGTGTTTAGGGTAAATGTTTTAACTAATAGATATCACCGTGAACCCAGTTCATTGctaatattttttgtattagcATTCTGAAATGTTTGCTCACATTTCCAGAAGTTAAACATTGGATGGAGCCAGTTTCAaaattcttgtttcattttgttgacatgatagagccaaaggtttttacagaagGAATTTTGGATGTCTTTTTTATTACTCCATAAAGCAGAGaatactgtcaacagccatacaaaaagattttttccatattttcagaagtaaaatgttatataaatcCTCTGTAAAAACCCTCAAAATTAGAAATTAGATAggaataaaacaggaaatgtttttggtgtgtgtgtaagtcctactgaagtggagatttctggCTCAAAGGATGAGAAAACACTTACTTTGAGAAAACACATAGATATGAAAAGATAAGAACACCTAAGTGTGTATTTTGggctgttttctttccacttgtcttaaacaaaacattttatggagacagaaaaaaccCAAAATCTCAAAATTGACCAGTACataaaaaagaatgtgtttttgccTATTGTGCCTCACTGTAAAAGTTCAAATACCACAATGAAAAAGAAGTCTGTTACCAGTAAAAGTGCTATTAACTTCATTCATAGTCAGAAgaccttctttttttctttgttctatATCTTTACCTTGCCCCTGTTTTGCTCCTTAGGGTGGTCTTCTCCTCTATGGGACTTACCTAGCCGGGCTGACCAGCACCGTTAGCCACCCTCCGGTCAACCAGTCTCCCACCATCATAACGGCAGTCACATTGGTCACCCTCTCCACAGCTGTGGCCGTCCCTGTGTCCATCTTCCTGCAGGCCTGGCCCAACCTGATCTACAGCACTGTGGCTGGAGCTATTTTCATCTGCACACTGGCTACCAACTGCATGCTGTTTGTGCCTCAGGTAAGaaaaaacagtttcacacacaaGATACATGAAAGTGTCTTC
This region of Pempheris klunzingeri isolate RE-2024b chromosome 10, fPemKlu1.hap1, whole genome shotgun sequence genomic DNA includes:
- the LOC139208844 gene encoding E3 ubiquitin-protein ligase TRIM21-like produces the protein MSTAGSVLSEEQLLCPICLDLFNQPVSTPCGHNFCRDCIQGYWQSAALSQCPMCKQKFYRRPELKVNTFISEVASQFKKSLEKKGGNEASTDDQSSGRKGDVSCDVCVGKRVKALKSCQDCLASFCETHLEPHHVLGTFKKHRLINPLMNMQDRVCKKHEKLLELFCKTDHSYVCQVCVKRDHRAHHTVPVEDESRDRRAQIGRMNAKMEEMIQGRLQKISEINQTVELSRGNAQSEIEESLQVFDKLLHFVQRGKAEVVEMISAKQRHVENRAGGLITELQQEIDELRRTSAELEQLSRAEDDIFLLQSFPAFSTLPATKGWSDTRLEGALYVGTVRRAVRKVACQLEEAVKADVKRLCETECQRAQQCAVDVTLDPDTAHPKLVLSENRKQVYHGDVALSLPDNPARFYPGVSVLGKEHFSSGRLYYEVQVKEKTEWDIGVGLESVSRKGGCVVNPESGYWALAMRKDTSYWALHNTPIQVPLVEKPQRVGVYVDLEWGQVSFYNVDSASHIYSFTGFSFNERLFPYFNPRRNHGGINSAPLIISPVNV